The Porphyrobacter sp. LM 6 sequence GGCAACACCGAATATTCGGGCGAGATGAAGAAGGGCGTGTTCGGCCTGCTGAACTACCTGCTTCCCGCGCAGGGCGTGATGCCGATGCATTGCAGCGCGAACATCGGCAAGGACGGCAAGAGCGCGATTTTCTTCGGCCTCTCGGGCACCGGCAAGACCACGCTGTCGGCCGATGCCAGTCGCACCCTGATCGGCGATGACGAACATGGCTGGTCGGACACCGCGGTCTTCAACTTTGAAGGCGGCTGCTACGCCAAGATGATCAACCTTTCGGCAGAGGGCGAGCCGGAGATCTACGCCACCACCAAGATGTTCGGCACCATCCTCGAAAACGTGGCGATGGACGAGGAAACCCGCGAGCTCGACTTCACCGATGCTTCGAAGACCGAGAACACTCGCGGCGCCTATCCGATCGAATCGATCCCGAACACGAGCGAGAAGAACCTCGGCCCCGCGCCCTCGAACGTGATCATGCTTACCGCCGATGCCTTCGGTGTGCTGCCCCCGATCGCGCGGCTGACGGCGGATCAGGCGATGTACTACTTCCTCAGCGGCTACACCGCCAAGGTCGCCGGCACCGAAATCGGCGTGACCGAGCCCGAAGCCACCTTCTCGACCTGCTTCGGCGCCGCCTTCATGCCGCGCCACCCGAGCGTTTACGGCAACCTCCTCAAGGAGCGCATCGCCAAGGGCTCGGTGGATTGCTGGCTGGTCAACACCGGCTGGACCGGCGGCAAGTACGGCACTGGCAACCGCATGCCGATCAAGGCCACCCGCGCGCTGCTTAATGCCGTGCTCGATGGCAAGATGGACGCGGTCGAGTTCCGCAAGGACCCGAACTTCGGCTTCGAAGTGCCGGTGTTCGTGCCCGCGCTTGCCGAAGCGGGTCTCGACCAGACCATTCTCGATCCGCGCAGCACCTGGGCTGACGGTGACGAGTACGACGCGACCGCCAAGAAGCTGGTTCAACTGTTCATCGACAACTTTGCGCAGTTCGAAGCCCACGTCGATGAAGGCGTGCGCCAGGCCGCACCGGCTCCGGTCGCCGCCTGATCGTTTGAAGTTTGGGAGAGGGGCCCCGCCCGGCGCAAGACCGGAGCGGGGCCTTTTATTTTGAAACGCCGCACTTTCGCGTCACACTCCTATCGGTCCCGACTCGAAAGGAGAGACGACATGAGCATTCTCGACGGCATCCTGAAGAACATCGGCGGCGCGCCCGATGATGTGGTGAACCTCGCCAAGCAGGTCGGGCTTGATCCCGCGATGCTCGAACAGGCGATTGCAACACTTGGCCGCACCCATCAGCTTGATGGCGATACCGTGACGCTGGCCGCGGAAAAGACGGGCCTTTCACCCGACATCCTCAACAAGATCGTCGGCGCGATCGGCGGCGAAGGCTCGCTCACCCACTTCGCCTCGATGATCGACAAGGATGGCGACGGCAATCCGCTCGATGATCTGATGGGCATGGCCAAGGGGCTGTTCGGCAAGAGCTGAACGGGGCGGGGCGAAGGTCGGTACCTTTCAGGAACCGTCCCCCTCGCCTTCACCATCTCCATCAGTGTTTCCGGTATCACCGTCGGAACCGAAAACAACGCCGGACAGGTCGATTGCCCGACCGTCCGGCACCGTGCTGAGCCTTTCGATAAGGGTGCGTGCGGCTGCCGCGCGCTTGCCGCCGTGCGGGTCGGCCGCGACCGGAGCGAGCATGAAGCGCGCAAGGCTGTGTTCGCCTTCCGAAACCTTCAGCAGCGCCACCTCGATCGATAGCTGCTGATCAAACGGGGCCAGTTCGCTGGCCCGCTCCAGCGCCTGGCGTGCCCCGTCGGGCGGCGAGACGCCGCGATTGGCGAAACTCCGGAAATAGTAGATCAGCGGTTGGGTGTGATCGGCTTCGATCGCGTTGAGCGCTTCGAACGGCTGCATTGCCGCGAGATAGGCCGCGCTCTTGTCTTCGGCCGTGCCGGCCTTGCGGAAAAGCGCATAGCCTTTCTGCACATAGGCATCGATCGCTTTCGGATCGGCGGCGATGGCGGCATTGGCGGCAGCGATGGCCGCATCATCATTGCCCGCATCATATTCGGCCTCCGCCAGCGCGGACAATACGGCGCTGTCGCCGGAAAAGCGCGTGGCAATGCGCCGTGCTTCAGTCACAACCTCGGCAGCCTGTTCCTTGTTGACTCCCCGATTCGAGCGCATGATTACCGGCATCATCGCCGCATGGCCCGGACTGAGCTGGGCGACGCTCACCTTGCCGATGCGGATCCTGTCAGCAGCAAACCGCATCCCCGACATGCTGCGCTGGCGACCATAGGCCTTGAGCTCGGCTTCAAGCGCATCGAGATCGCCGAAAATCTGTCGAGCAGCGCTGAGGCTGTCGACCCCGTTGGCGACGGCCTGCCAATAACCTGTAAGCTGGCCCGCTCGCGCCGGGTTGAAGCGCAGATAATGGAACAGCAGCCAGCTCCGCCCGTAATAGGCATCATAGCGCGACCCGCGGTTTTTGCGGTAGGTTTCGTAATCGAGCAGTTCTTCGAGCGATACCTGTGCGGCCTGACTGATTTCCCAGGCACGATCATTGTTCGGCAGACCCAGATCGACCGACCCGTCCGGATTGAACCGGGCCGAGGAAAAGTACTCCGCCGCCCCTTCGCTCAGCCAGCGCGGCATCGCGTGGCGCGAAGTGCCGATCAGGAAGTGGTGGGCATATTCGTGCAGGAGTGTGTCGAGTTCGCGGGACAGCGTGTCGCCCGTGCCGCGGCGTCGCCTGGTGCCTGTCTCACCTCGGCTGCCATCGAACGAACGAATGCGGACATTGGGCACGAAAGCGACCGAGCCGTTGGCATTCGGGATGTAGAACCCACCGATCGACGAATTGGGCGCGCCGTAGAGCACGCGCAGCTCCTCGACGCTGCCGACTAGATAGACCGTCAGCCGGTTCGACGGGCTCGGCACGGGAATGCGCCGCCCGCTCTCCAGCTCCATCGCCACATGATAGCGCTCAAGCATACGTGCAAAATCGGCGAGGTCTTCCGCGTCTGAGTCTGAATAGATGACGAAGCGATCGCTTTCGGCCTTTTGCCATTCGGCGAAGGCGGGCTGCGCCCCCAGCAGCGCGAAGATCGCAACGGCGATGCGATAAAACACGGATTTCACGTTTTGAGCCCCCTTCGCCGTGCCTGCGACTGCAATGCGAATTCAGCCATCATAGATATTTTTCTATTCTTGGCAAGAGGCTTGTGCGCGCAAAATCAGGTCGTGGCCGGGCGCGTATCCTCGAGATATTGCCAGATGCGGCTGACCACGACCGATCCTTCGCCCACGGCGCTTGCCACGCGCTTGATCGATCCGGCGCGCACGTCGCCGACGGCGAAGATACCCTCGGCGGTGGTGGCGTAATCATCCGTTTGCCCCGCCGCAGCGCCGGTGAGCACGAAGCCCTTGGCATCGGTCGCGGCGAGGCCGGAAAGCCAGCCGGTATTGGGCGCAGCCCCGATCATGATGAACAGCGCGCGGGCATCGATGCGCCGCGCGCTGTCGCCGGTCCTGCCGGAACTCTTGAGCGTGATGCCTTCAAGCCAGCTTTCGCCGTGCAGCGCGGTCACTTGCGAGTGGTAGTGGATGGTGACGCGCGGATCGGCTTCGAGCCGCTGCATCAGATAGCTCGACATCGATTCAGCCAAGCTGCCCGAACGCACAACCAGATGCACGTGCGCCGCCGCGCGGCTGAGGAACATCGCCGCCTGTCCGGCCGAATTGCCGCCGCCGATCACCACCGCCTCGGTCTTCGAACAGAAGCGCGCTTCCATTTCGGTCGCCGAATAGAAGATGCCGGCGCCTTCGAGCGCGTCCAGCCGGTCGAGCGGCAGGCGGCGATATTGCACGCCGGTCGCCACCAGCACCGCGCGGGCGCAGATTTCGTCATCATCGTCGAGCACCACGCAATAGGTGCCATCCTCGCGGCGCGACAGGCCTTCGACCCGGCGCGGCATGATGAAGCGGGTGCCGAACTTCATCGCCTGCACCTGTCCGCGAAAGGTCAGATCGGTGCCGCTGATCCCCGTCGGGAAGCCCATGTAATTCTCGATCCGGCTGGAGGTGCCGGCCTGCCCGCCCACGGCGGTATCCTCGACCACCAGTGCCTCGATCCCCTCGCTGCCAGCATAGACCGCCGCCGCCACGCCCGCAGGCCCGCCGCCGACGATCACCAGATCATAGGTGCGCTGGGCACAGATGCCGAGATCGAGCCCGAGATATTGCGCGACCTTGCGCGGAGTGGGGTCGGCCAGCCGGTTCGCCGCACCGAGGATCACCGATGGCTCGTGTCCGGTGAGATCGCAAAGCTGCGAGGTATCGCGATCGGTCGCATTCATGTCGTAGCTCTGGAAGGGGATCCGGTTGCGCGACAGGAACTGCTCGATAGCCTGCACATTGGCATCGCGATCCGCGCCGATGACCTTGATGGACGCGTTGCGCGCTTCGAACTGCCGCCGCCGCCGGGCCGCAAACACCGTGATGATGTGGTCGCTGAGTTCGGGAACCCGGCTCATCAGTTCCAGCATGGCCTCACGCGGGGCTTCGATCACGCGCGTGTCGACCGCCGCGCGCATCCGCATGATGTTGGTGCTGCGATTGAGGAAGCCGATCTCGCCCATGAACTGCGTGGGGCCGAGGGTGGACGGGAGCATCCGTTCGCCCGTGATCGGATCGACCACCTCGATCTCGCCTTCGAGGATGTAGACGAAGCTGTCGTGCCGCTCGCCGATGTCGAGCACGATGCTTCCCGCGGGATAGGTCTTCTCGCCGCCGATTTGGCAGATGGCATCGACATGGGCAGGCGCCAGCGGCACCCGGCGCATGGTTTCAAGGTCTTGTCCCAGCGTTTCCATGCCTGCCTCCTGCCTGCGGAAGGTTGCAAGATGGGGTCAGGGGTGGGGAATGCCAATGGGGCGTGTGACGCGTTCCGGCTTACCCCTTCGCGCCCGCGATGTAGCGGCTGACCGTGTTCGCCACGACCGAGAGCGGCGCGTTGCCGCCCAGCACCACGGCGGTGTTGAACGCCTTGAAGTCGTAAGCGCTGCCGAGTTCCTTCTGCGCGCGGGTGCGCTGGCGCACGATTTCGCTGTGGCCGATCTTGTAGCCGCAGGCCTGACCCGGCCAGCTGCAATAGCGATCGACCTCCGAGGCGACCTCTTCCACCTTCGATCCGTTGCGCTCGACGAAAAACTGGCGGCCCTGTTCGCGCGTCCAGCGCTTGGAGTGCAGCCCAGTGTCGACCACCAACCGGCAGGCGCGGAAGGCGAGGCTTTGCAGATAGCCCAGCCGCCCGACCTTGAAATCGTCATAGGCGCCAAGTTCATCCGCGAGCTGTTCGGCATAGAGCGCCCAGCCTTCGCTAAAGGCATTGAAGGCGAGGATCGAGCGGATCAGCGGCAGGCGGTTGGAAAACTCGCCCTCCCACACGTGGCCGGGAATGCTCTCGTGGAACGTGAGGTCGGCCAGATCATACTTGCGGTGCAGATCGGTGGTGCGAAGGTTGATCCAGAACCGGCCGGGGATCGACCCGTCCTTGCTGCCAGCGCCCCCATAGGCACCTGGCGCGCCCGGCTCTTCGGCGAGCGGCAGGCGGCGCACTTCCATATTGGGATTGACCAGCGTGTTGAACGCACGCGGCATCTGCGAGCGGATCCACGCGAGGCGATCATTGATG is a genomic window containing:
- a CDS encoding phosphoenolpyruvate carboxykinase produces the protein MLTSLATPLAAQNLKTGAKIHANLGTSALVEHALKKGEGKLTKHGALLVDTGRFTGRSVKDKYIVRDAETENTINWGTINQPMSEAHFAALKADFLKELEGQEELYVADLFGGSQPEYRVNVRVITQMAWHNLFIRTLLVRPTAEEVASFVPEYTIINLPSFKANPERHGCRSDTVIAVSFTEKLILIGNTEYSGEMKKGVFGLLNYLLPAQGVMPMHCSANIGKDGKSAIFFGLSGTGKTTLSADASRTLIGDDEHGWSDTAVFNFEGGCYAKMINLSAEGEPEIYATTKMFGTILENVAMDEETRELDFTDASKTENTRGAYPIESIPNTSEKNLGPAPSNVIMLTADAFGVLPPIARLTADQAMYYFLSGYTAKVAGTEIGVTEPEATFSTCFGAAFMPRHPSVYGNLLKERIAKGSVDCWLVNTGWTGGKYGTGNRMPIKATRALLNAVLDGKMDAVEFRKDPNFGFEVPVFVPALAEAGLDQTILDPRSTWADGDEYDATAKKLVQLFIDNFAQFEAHVDEGVRQAAPAPVAA
- a CDS encoding DUF1570 domain-containing protein, whose protein sequence is MKSVFYRIAVAIFALLGAQPAFAEWQKAESDRFVIYSDSDAEDLADFARMLERYHVAMELESGRRIPVPSPSNRLTVYLVGSVEELRVLYGAPNSSIGGFYIPNANGSVAFVPNVRIRSFDGSRGETGTRRRRGTGDTLSRELDTLLHEYAHHFLIGTSRHAMPRWLSEGAAEYFSSARFNPDGSVDLGLPNNDRAWEISQAAQVSLEELLDYETYRKNRGSRYDAYYGRSWLLFHYLRFNPARAGQLTGYWQAVANGVDSLSAARQIFGDLDALEAELKAYGRQRSMSGMRFAADRIRIGKVSVAQLSPGHAAMMPVIMRSNRGVNKEQAAEVVTEARRIATRFSGDSAVLSALAEAEYDAGNDDAAIAAANAAIAADPKAIDAYVQKGYALFRKAGTAEDKSAAYLAAMQPFEALNAIEADHTQPLIYYFRSFANRGVSPPDGARQALERASELAPFDQQLSIEVALLKVSEGEHSLARFMLAPVAADPHGGKRAAAARTLIERLSTVPDGRAIDLSGVVFGSDGDTGNTDGDGEGEGDGS
- a CDS encoding FAD-dependent oxidoreductase; translated protein: METLGQDLETMRRVPLAPAHVDAICQIGGEKTYPAGSIVLDIGERHDSFVYILEGEIEVVDPITGERMLPSTLGPTQFMGEIGFLNRSTNIMRMRAAVDTRVIEAPREAMLELMSRVPELSDHIITVFAARRRRQFEARNASIKVIGADRDANVQAIEQFLSRNRIPFQSYDMNATDRDTSQLCDLTGHEPSVILGAANRLADPTPRKVAQYLGLDLGICAQRTYDLVIVGGGPAGVAAAVYAGSEGIEALVVEDTAVGGQAGTSSRIENYMGFPTGISGTDLTFRGQVQAMKFGTRFIMPRRVEGLSRREDGTYCVVLDDDDEICARAVLVATGVQYRRLPLDRLDALEGAGIFYSATEMEARFCSKTEAVVIGGGNSAGQAAMFLSRAAAHVHLVVRSGSLAESMSSYLMQRLEADPRVTIHYHSQVTALHGESWLEGITLKSSGRTGDSARRIDARALFIMIGAAPNTGWLSGLAATDAKGFVLTGAAAGQTDDYATTAEGIFAVGDVRAGSIKRVASAVGEGSVVVSRIWQYLEDTRPATT